Proteins from one Gossypium raimondii isolate GPD5lz chromosome 8, ASM2569854v1, whole genome shotgun sequence genomic window:
- the LOC105790701 gene encoding type I inositol polyphosphate 5-phosphatase 4: MRGGNSKNSKLSWPKTLVKKWFNIKSKTEDFHADDVDYGGVDEDWRHQFSEREEACTVKKSRTERLSKTYSDRARQGKTDVDGSQFTDVHNYRIFVATWNVAGKSPPSYLNLEDWLHTSPPADIYVLGFQEIVPLNAGNVLGTEDNGPARKWLALIRKTLNSLPGTSGCCYMPSPIPDPLVELDADFEGSTRQKTSSFFHRRSFQSLSRSMRMDNDMAMTQPQLDRRFSVCDRVIFGNRPSDYDPNFKWGSSDDENGPGDSPGNTQYHSQYSPMSYGGSFAIEENNKQMGHSRYCLVASKQMVGIFLTVWVKSELRDDVRNMKVSCVGRGLMGYLGNKGSVSISMSLHQTSFCFVCSHLTSGQKEGDELRRNSDVMEILRKTRFPRVHGMGDETSPETILEHDRIIWLGDLNYRIALSYRSAKALVEMRNWKALLENDQLRIEQRQGRVFEGWCEGKIYFPPTYKYSNNSDRYAGEDRHPKKKRRTPAWCDRILWYGRGLYQLSYVRGESKFSDHRPVYSVFSAKVESMNISRIRKNMSCSSARIEVEELLPQSHGYTELSFF, from the exons ATGAGAGGTGGGAACTCCAAGAACAGCAAG CTTTCATGGCCCAAGACATTGGTGAAGAAATGGTTCAATATCAAGAGTAAAACTGAAGACTTTCATGCTGATGATGTTGATTATGGAG gtGTTGATGAAGATTGGAGGCACCAATTTTCAGAGAGGGAAGAGGCATGCACTGTCAAGAAAAGTAGAACAG AGAGATTGAGCAAGACGTATTCGGATCGAGCTCGGCAAGGTAAAACCGATGTTGACGGATCGCAGTTTACCGATGTGCATAATTATAG GATTTTTGTAGCTACTTGGAATGTGGCTGGAAAATCTCCTCCTAGTTATTTGAATCTTGAAGATTGGCTTCATACTTCTCCTCCTGCTGATATTTATGTTCTCGG TTTTCAAGAGATTGTACCTTTAAATGCTGGTAATGTGTTGGGAACTGAAGACAATGGACCGGCTAGGAAATGGCTAGCTCTCATTAGGAAGACACTGAATAGTCTGCCTGGCACCAGTGGTTGTTGCTACATGCCTTCACCAATCCCCGATCCGCTTGTTGAACTGGATGCAGACTTTGAAGGATCGACAAGGCAGAAGACTTCATCTTTCTTTCACCGCCGATCGTTTCAATCCTTGAGCCGTAGCATGAGAATGGATAATGACATGGCAATGACACAACCCCAGCTTGATCGCCGTTTTAGTGTATGTGATCGGGTTATCTTCGGGAATAGGCCAAGTGATTATGATCCTAATTTCAAATGGGGTTCCTCTGATGATGAAAATGGACCTGGGGATTCACCAGGGAACACTCAGTACCATTCGCAATATTCTCCAATGTCATATGGTGGATCTTTTGCcattgaagaaaacaacaaacAGATGGGGCATTCGAGGTACTGTTTGGTTGCCAGCAAGCAAATGGTTGGGATATTTCTAACCGTGTGGGTGAAGAGTGAGCTTAGAGACGATGTTCGTAACATGAAAGTGTCCTGCGTTGGCAGAGGATTGATGGGTTATCTTGGAAACAAG GGTTCCGTTTCTATTAGCATGTCTTTGCATCAAACAAGCTTTTGCTTCGTCTGTAGTCACTTAACATCCGGGCAAAAGGAGGGTGATGAGCTGCGAAGAAACTCCGATGTTATGGAGATCCTAAGGAAGACAAGGTTTCCCAGGGTTCATGGTATGGGAGACGAAACTTCTCCCGAAACGATTCTCGAGCATGA TCGTATTATATGGCTCGGGGATTTGAATTATCGTATAGCTCTGTCATACCGCTCTGCCAAAGCTCTGGTTGAGATGCGCAATTGGAAGGCACTGTTAGAGAACGACCAG CTTCGGATAGAGCAGAGGCAAGGCCGTGTTTTTGAGGGGTGGTGTGAAGGAAAGATATATTTCCCCCCTACATACAAGTATTCTAATAATTCAGACAGATATGCTGGGGAGGACAGACAtccaaagaagaagagaagaactCCTGCATG GTGCGATCGTATACTGTGGTATGGAAGAGGCCTATATCAGCTATCTTATGTTCGTGGGGAGTCAAAGTTCTCGGATCATAGGCCTGTTTATAGTGTTTTTTCGGCCAAGGTTGAGTCTATGAACATTAGTCGAATAAGGAAAAACATGAGTTGTTCCAGCGCCAGGATTGAGGTTGAAGAGCTATTGCCACAGTCACACGGATATACTGAACTCAGTTTCTTTTGA